GCGATTACTGATGATGCTGTAGAAGTCTTACGCTTCATGCCATTACAAAATGATCGTGTTGCCGTTGGTCTTGATAATGGTGTAATTGAACTCAGAGATGTACCATCAGGTCTAAAGATTAGCGAACTTCAAGACCTTAAAGATCCTAAAGCAAAAGGCGATCGCGTCTTTGATTTAGCTTTCACTTCAAACTCACTTAACTTATTCAGTGGCTATGGCAGTGGTAAAGTTAGAGTATGGTCAAGAACAGCGCCTAACAGCGATTTTCTGCCAGAACCGCAAGTTATCGATGTACAAAGTACATTGAAACTATCAGGTTTCCAAGTCCGGGCATTAAATCTCAACCCAGATGCCAAAACTCTAGTAATTGCGGGAAACTTTAAGCGTTTTATCTTGTGGCAGTGGAACCCAACTCAATCTGATAAAAAATTCCCAGGTTTATCAGTGCAAAATCTAGAAAAACTAGACCCATTAGTTGGGCGTGAAGACTATATTTGGGGATTGGCTTTTGTTCCTAACTCGACAGAAAAAATCCTAGCAACCTCCGATTCAGCGGGATTCATTACGATTTGGAATTTGAATCAGTGCCAAACTCTAAAAAATCCCAATCCACAGGAAAAAATTAATGAACTCAATTGTTCGCCAATAGATCGCTGGCCAGCATCAAAAACATCTGTGCGTAGTCTGGCATTTAGTGATGATGGTGGTTTGCTAGTAAGTGGTGGCGATGATGGACGAGTGGTGCTTTGGTACTTAACTCCCGAGCATAAGCTTGACAAAATAAAGGCAGCAGAAGGTAAAACAATTTACCAAAGCTCTAAAAAAATCAATAGTATCGACTTGAAAACTAATCAAGGAACCATGATTGTTAGTGGTGGTGAAGATTTTCAAGTCAAACTACACCGCATAAAATAAGAGAGTCAATGATATGCAAGCTAAATTCAATCCACTGCAAGTTATTATCAACCCACCTGGAATTCAATTTGGAATGCCAGGAGATACTATTGAACTCTATATTGTTGTGATCAATCAAGGAGACCAAGATGCGGTTATTGATTTACATTTTGTTTTTGACGAAGTATTTCAAAATTTAACCGGTTGGTCTAGTTCTCCTAGAGAAAGTTTAGCATTAGCTTCCCAACAGAATAGCGACGAAGTAAGATTTGAGTTTCAAATTGCCGCAAATACTCTTCCCGGAACCTATGACTATACATTAGTCGTAGATTCACCTCTACATTATCCTCAAGATACACCCATAACCTTCCCAAACCAAATTAAGGTTCTGCTACAAGAACAGACTGCAATTCGGGTGAATGACCCGACATTTTCCATTAGACCTAACACCAACCCCAACAAGCCGCTAATTTTCAATCCTAGTGAGCCTCTGCAAGTAGAGGTTATAGTTGATAATCGCTCTTATCTCGTCGATAGGTTCCGCTTGAGTTGTCCAGATTTAGACGAAAACTGGTTCACAATTAATTACCCTGCAAGTGGATACGAAGGTTCTGGATTGGTATCTGAAGTTACTGCACTAGAACTAAACCCTGGTACTAAAGGTCAAATATTGTTGAAATTTCACCCACCTGGGGATACACTTGCAGGAAGCTATTCTCCTACAATCCGCTTGTATTCGGAGAACTCTCCCGACTTAGTACTACTAGACTTGGTGTACATTCAAATTCCGACAAATTATCGCTTAGATATAGAACTTCATACGATTTTGGGACAAGTTAGCCGTAGTCTGGGCAAGTATGAATTATCACTAGCGAACCAGGGTAATATTGTCCGTGAACTGATATTAAGCTTAAAAAGTCGAGACGAAGAAGAACTATATACTTACAAATTTGATCCGGCTGAAATAAGATTATTACCAAATAGAAGTGCTGTGGCCAACTTGACGGTCAAACCCAGACCTTGGTGGCGAAAACCGTGGTTTGGCTCAGGGTTGGTGGTTAACTTTCAACTCGACATCAAAGACCAAAAAAATTTACCCCTACCTAACACATTGCCTCAAGGCAGCTTGATATGGAAACCCCGTCCTTTGTGGCAATTTATTCTGTTAATTTTGGTAATTTTGGGATTATTAGGAGGAATAGGATTTATCATTTGGCGAATTTTAAATCCCTATCCTTTAAAATTAGAAAATTTTAGTGCAAAAGATTCTCAAATTACTGAAGGTGATGAGGTTGCTTTGAACTGGGAGATTCACCACTATAAACAGTTGCAAAAGTTGGTTCTGACTGCTAAAGGTTCCCAACCCATTGAGCCTATTACCTATGACTTTAGCAATGGCATTCCTGAAGCACTGGGTAAGGGAAGTACACCTCTTTGTCAGATACAAGAAGAACAAGAGCTTATTTGTAGCAACGTGAAAACTGGAGTGAAAACAAAAGGAAATTACACTTTTCAGTTACAAGCCTCTTATCAAAATGGTATACAGTTATTTTCTCGAACCAATCAAGTAGCAACCCAAACAACTCAAGTAGAAATAGCTGAGAAACCAATTGCTGAAGTTGTTAATTTTCAAGCAGATAAACCACAGTATACAAAAGGTCAAAATATTCTTTTAAGTTGGACTATTGCGCGTCCATTACTGCTGCAACAAATTCAAATTGCTGGCAGTGCAGATGATGAGACATCCTACGGCGAACCAATTGTTTATAAAATTAATCAAGGCAATCTTGCAGACCCCAAGCTTAAAAAGCTATGTACACAACAAAATCAAGAGCTACGATGTATAAATATTCCTATACCTGCATATAAAGCAGGAAAATTTGCCTTTCAAATCAAAGCTTTTTCTAATGGAAGTCAAAAAACTAGTTTTAAAAAGACTGAATCTAAAATAGAAATTTTACCAAAACCATTTAGGATTGTTTCTTTCACAATCAACGGTAGCGATCAACCAAATCTGGTTCTCAATGAAGGAACAACTGCTACCCTGAGTTGGAGAGTAGAAGGGGAAAAAGGAAATATTCAAGTTAAACTTTTGCCATACGGCGATGAAGTTGCATTAAGTGACTCAAAGCAGTTTCCAGTTAATTTAGCCTTCCCACCTCAAATCACTCTGCAAGTTAATGATATATCTAATAAGCAACCACCCCAGCAAAAAGGATTTGTAATCACAGTCCTCAAAAAAGTAGTACCTACTCCTATACCTACAATTAACTCGATTCCACCTAACTCATCTCAAAGCCCCTTACCTCTAAGGTAAGTTTTATCAGGCTCTTAGGGAGATTCTTTATAGACTGTGAAAGATTTGGTTAAACCGAAAAACTTTTCTTCATAAAGTTGCGATTCAGGGAACAGATTTAGGAATTCTCTCTTACTCAGCAGCCTAATTGAAGTTGCTATCTTTCTAGCCAGCTCTTTATCAGCTACCTTGTCGTACCATCCAATAGCAAAATTTGTTAGTAGCCATACCCGAGAACTTACGGGAAGAAATTGAAATAAAGGAAATACAAAGTGGGGTTCAATCGGAAAAAAAACATTTGGTGTTTGAACAAAATATCTTTTTCCCACTCGCATTACTTCAGTAGCCATCTGGTACTGTTGATCGTAATCTCCGACATGTTCAATCACTGAATTGGAAAAAACTATATCAAACTCATTGGATTGAAAATTTACCATATTTGTAGCACTCCCAATAACTTGCTTGATTTTTGGATGTGTTGAGCTTGTTTTGGGAAATTTTAAATTTAGTAAAGTAATTTCTATGTCTTTATTTTCTTGATTCAAAAAGCCTAAATTCTCCCAAAAGCCTACTGTTCCTCCAACATCGAGTATTTTTATAGGTGAGGGCAGTGAGTCTAATATAGATACGAACAAAGAGAAGCGCTTTTTTCTTAGGCTACTTGCCCACGAGTCGGAAAGAGTAGAGTCATATACTTTACGGCCTATGAGTTTATTCATTTATTTGTTACCACTAAAATTAGTTTATTTAACAAATGAAATATTGTTTAAGATATGTTGTAAAAACGCTCTGGAGGTAGTATATTTTTACAGTGTTTTTTTGTCAATACTTTATATCTAAATTGTTATAAGTACTTATGAGCAATGATTCCAAGTAAAGAATTGTAGGGAGAGCAAGCGAGTCTTTGTGGTAAAGATCGAGAGATGCCTTTAAAAAGAAACCGTAAAAGTTTGCCTGCCCTATTTCCTACAGGTCAATTCTTATTTTTCTGAAAACTCCCACGTCTGCGCCCATTTTCAAGCAGGGGTTTTCGTAACGGTACTACCTCAGCCTCATTACTCTCGCGTGCTACCCGAATCAACAACCCAGCAGCTATTAAGCTAGCAATCATAGAATTACCACCATAGCTAAACATGGGCAAAGGCAAGCCTGTAGTTGGTAGAGAACCTGTAGCCACACCAATATGGAGCAATGATTGTCCTACCATCACAATCGTCACGCCGATCGCTACTAATCGATGTACTGTATTTTTAGCCTTCAGCGCCACAATTAATCCGAGAGTAGCGAATGTAGCTAAAAGTGCCAACAACACCATACTGCCAACAAAGCCGAACTCCTCAGCGAACACGGCAAAAATAAAATCGGTATCCTGAATGGGTAAATAAAACAGTTTTTGTTGAGAAAGCCCAAACCCGGCTCCCCAAGTTCTACCAGAACCCACAGCTAGTAGACTTTGCACCAACTGGTAGCCATCTCCTGTAGCATCTGCCCAAGGATTGAGGAATGACATCACCCGCTTACGCTGATACTCTTTTATGCTAATACTGAGTATCGCCAACATTACTCCGCCAATTGCTGTTCCCCCTAGGTACTTGTAAGGTAAGCCAGCCGCTAGAGCAATTAGCCAAATAGTCATACCGCAAAGTGCTGTTGTACTTAAGTTGGGCTGGGCAAGAATTCCTAAAAGTACCAAACCGAAAATGCCCAACCAAGCAAAGCGAACCCGCCAACTGATACGTTCCCACTGACCAAAAAGCCGCGCACTTTGCAGCACCAAAAAGGGTTTAATTAATTCTGAAGGTTGAATAGGAATTGGCCCGATCGCAATCCAACGGGCTGCATCAAAAGCCTTTTTTCCCAATCCTGGAATCAGTGTGACAAAAATTAATGCCAAAAACAGCAACAAAAACCAATGGGATACTCCCAAAATTTTCTGCAACGGCAAATTAACAATAATATTAAATCCGATTAAAGAAACTAAGACCCAAAGCAGTTGACGCTTAAAGTAGTACAATCCATCACCCTGACGCGCGTCAGCGACGGGATAAGATGCTGAAAATAGCATTATCAAGCCGACAAACAGCCAAATCAACGTTAACCAGCGCAACAACCGCGCTTCTAATGCCCAGTTGGAAACTGAACTATCAAAAATTGGAATGAGGCGGCGTAGATTCACGAGCAGTACAGGTAAAAAGTTAGGAATTAGAAGTTAGAAATAAAACTCATAAATCATAACTTATAACTCATAAGTAGTCTTTAAAACTATAAATCTTAGAGTTGTTAACTTCAATACACTGTTAGTTAAATATTTTTGACAAATTTGGTTGGCTATGAATGCCATATCCTTAGACGAAACAAGCTATGCTTACCATCCCGTAGAGATCGCATCACTACACGTAAACTAAAAAAATATTTTATACATTAAACGCAGTAGTTTTAAAAATAATTGAGAATTCAGAGAGTTAAAAAATAAATGGTTAGTGCTTCTCTCTCACTGCAAGCATTTCTTAATTCTCATAATTCACAAAACATAACTCAACGATTTGACGCAATCAACTGCTTGTGTATCCATAGAGAGGGGAATTTCAATCCAGAATTCAGTACCATGCCCGGGTTCTGATACACATTTCAGTCTTCCCCTATGTTTTTCAACTACAATTTGATAGCTAATTGACAAACCTAGCCCTGTACCCTTACCCACAGGCTTAGTTGTGAAAAATGGATCAAACAGTCGTTCTTTAACTGCTTCTGTCATTCCTGAACCATTATCGGCAATTCGAATAACACAGTTCGTTTCAATGACTTCTGTAATAATTTTAATTATATTCGGACTGGCATGAATTTCTGCGATCGCGCGTTTATCGTTATGACTTTCGAGTGCATCGATGGCATTACTGATAATATTCATGAACACTTGATTGAGTTGTCCGGCGTAGCAATCTACCAAAGGCAAGTTTCCATAGTTTTTAACTACTTTGATCCCAGGATGATCTACGCTATTTTTAAACCGATTTTGTAAAATCAGCAAGGTACTATCTAGTCCGTGATGAATATCAACCTTTTTCATTCCTGCTTCATCAAGACGAGAGAAGTTCCGCAGAGACAAGACAATTTCAGAGATCCTTTCGGCTCCTACTTGCATCGAATCTAGAATTTTGGGCAAATCATCTCGTAAAAAATCTAATTCGATTTCATTAATGCATTCTTTAATTTCTGGCACAGGATTGGCATAAAATTGCTGGTAAAGAAGCACAAGCTTTAGCAAACACTGTGTATAATCTTTTGTATATTTTAAATTCCCGTAAATAAAGTTAACGGGGTTGTTAATTTCGTGAGCAACTCCTGCAACCAACTGCCCCAAGCTGGACATTTTCTCAGCCTGAACCAATTGGGCTTGAGTTTGCTGTAGCTCCCGGAGGGATTTTTCCAATCTTTTAGCCTGAGCCTCAGCAATTTCCGCTAGATTCTCCTTAATTTGCAGCGCACTCCGCAGTTGTGCCCTTTGTTGTTTCAGTTCGCTTGTTAACTTTTTGGCATCACCCAAAGCGGTGTTTTGAGATTGTAGTAAAAACAGAAAATCAACTATTGGGTCGTGAATCGCAAAGTCTTTGAGTTTGATACCCAAAGGAGCCAAGCTAGTTGTATCTGTAATCCAGGGAGAACCTAAAAAAAATATTACCTCCTCCTCTGGTTGATACATCATCTGACCCTTGAGCTGCATTCCATTGTGGAGAAACTCTAAAATAAATAGGGCACGAGGCTGTTTACTAATAGCATCAAAATCAATCAGAATCTTTGGACGGTTAATTTGAAAATGTTGCTCAATCAATTTACCAACTAATGGCTCAGGACTAATGCGTTCCAAGACCTCACCAGTTTGTACAATTTCACGATTACGGCTAAATGCAAAGTGGAAGGGAAAAGCTTTCGCCAGTAACTCTGGTGAAAGCGTAAGGTGAGGAGGAGCCATGCTGCTACACTCAATTTGGTTTATAAATCACTAAAAATTCATCATGTTCAGCACCTTCATCCCGATTCTGGGTTTGGGTAATATGAACTTCTGTATCAAACCTTGTCCCCAATCCTTTGATTAGACCAATAACCATTGGAGTTAGCCCTTCTCGATCAGAACGATAGTGTAAACTTAGAGAATTTTCCTCCATATCAGTACACTCAAATGATGGGGGCTGGAGTTTAGGAAAGCTAACTCCTACACGAGCATGAAGATTGTCGAGGTTTTCTAAAAACTCAGGCAATGTATCTCCACTCATGTCCAGCATTTCACCATAGCCTTCTTGTGCTGTGTACTGAACCCAGAATTCCCCAAAGGCTTGCATAATTTGTTTGGGAGATAAACTTAGAATGACACTAGCAGCTTTTACCAACTTGTGGGTGATGTCATCGGGATAGCCTTCCATACTGAGGAAAACATCTACGTCCACCTCTGCTTTGTGCTTAATTTGTTTCCAAGTCTCTTCGCCAAAACGACTGCATACCATGTCTTGAATCGCCTTGTTCACTAAACCGTACATGGAAGCCTCCTGATGACTACACCTAATTTTGCTTTGTGAATTTGCCCAAGACTCGACAACTAATTTCTTAAAAAGATTATTTTAATGACAAAATTTTCTGTAGTTATACTTTGAAAATGCTTTATTACAGATTTAAAATCCCAAAAAAACAAGTAAAACTGTTTGTATTCTAATGCTACAAATCCTCATTGTTACAACCGTATTTTTACTTATTGCTTTGCCCAGCTAGTTTTGAGGATTTGTAGTAAGGACTTTAGTGCTTACTACAAACTTATTTACCCATCAATTTAAACTTGACACAATACTACAGCAATGCATCAAAATGCACCCATGAATCAGGATACAAGCTGTATTTAGAGATTTGACGCTGAATTCCATTAAAAAATTGGACACGCGCATCCATAGCTTCTACAATAGCCAGTTTTACCTTGATATCCTCCTCATTCATGGGAATTCGAGGTTCAATCACTGCTGCTAGCTTTGCTGCATGACTATCATCTACATCAATATGGACTTCAAAAAAGATCAGGGCTTCTTTGGGTAAGGGAGTAGCACCAATAATTCCTTTATATAGTTGCGTGTAGAGTGAGCTAACAATCCCTTCGGAAGCATAACAGACAGCACCCAGTGCAGCTAAGTAGCCATATTTATGTGGTATCTGCAAGTAAGTTTCAATCAGGGCACGAGTTTCAGGTGCAGTGGGTAGTGCTGCCAAAGTTTCGTCGTCGATACCAAGGGCGCGGGTAAATTGACGAAACAACTCTGGGTGGGACTGAGTTATATCTCCTTGTCCCATTTCGTCAAAGAGGTTTTCTAAGATGACTAACTGACTACTTTCATCTTCGCAACAAGATAAGATGCTAGCTAAAATCCGATTAAATTCTTTGGAGAATTTGTACATCTGAACAGCTAGTATCTGTACGTCTGGTAAAAATAAATTTCCAGCCCGACAACGGATTAGGAACTCATGGCTCCATAGAGGATGATTAACCGTTATTTCACGGAAGGAATTTATCACTAAAGAAGATGTCTGTGTCATCGTAATATTTGTAGGGCTAGATGAAGTGGTTGGTCAAGCAAGGGGCTAAAAAATGATTTGTCTACTGCGATATGTTCTGAAGTTACACGCAATTCCTGTAAAATTGGCATAGTATTAAAGCCAGCAATTCTAAGGGCATTAAAATAATCTTCAAGAGTTTTGTGAATCAATTGGACATTTAACCAGGAGCCATCTCGTTTCCAAATACGACCAGGAAACTGCTGATCTCGATTACTAAAATAGCCTGCACCCTCAACTTGAAAATAAAACGGATATGCTGCCTCCCGCATATATGGAAAAGATGGATGGGGAACGCTAAATACAAATCGACCGCCGGGACGAAGAATGCGTGCAACTTCTGCCATACATTCTTGGGTTTGAGAAATTGTCAAATAGTTAAATAGAAATACTGCAACAACTAAGTCAATTTCGCTATCATCAAACCGCTTGAGATTGGTAGCACATCCTACTTCGTAGCTAATACTTAAAGGATGTTCTACTTCTTGCAACTTTGCGGCTTCAATCATGCCTTGGGAAAGGTCTATTCCATATACTTGTGCAGCACCACGCCTATGTAATTCTCGACTGCAATAACCTTCTCCACAACCTATATCAACTACTCGCAGTCCACTAACAGGCTCACAAAGCTCTAGTACAGAAGGGCGTGCTGTAAAGTCTGAGAGAGAACTAGGTTCTCCTCTAATCCAGTCTGATGCTGTGTGATTGTATAAGTTTATAGTTGAGTCTTTGTGATTATTTGACATTTTTAACTATCTATTTATATTAGATTTATGTTGCTTTTAACCAATCGGGGTTTAGTAAGTATTAAATACTGTATATGTTTTAACATTTTGCTAATTTAATGCTAATGTTGATTTTACTGATTTTTGTTTTCTGGTTAATTTTGTGTTAAAAAAGCATAGTTTTCAAGATATAACCTAGTTCAAATATTCTAAACTTTTTAATTTCTTCAAATAGAAAAAAATTAATATAATCAGGCTTCATGAAGTTTTCGGAATACTTAGTTAATGCCTACTCCACACATAAATACTTTGAGGTTTAAACCTTACCTTTACATATACTTTACTAATCTGGTTAAAATTAACTCTTTAAATCAAGATAAAAAATAGAAAGTAAACAGTATATTTTACGAAGTATAAGGAGAATAATCTTGTTAGGTTGTAATAGTCAGATCGTT
The Nostoc punctiforme PCC 73102 genome window above contains:
- a CDS encoding class I SAM-dependent methyltransferase yields the protein MNKLIGRKVYDSTLSDSWASSLRKKRFSLFVSILDSLPSPIKILDVGGTVGFWENLGFLNQENKDIEITLLNLKFPKTSSTHPKIKQVIGSATNMVNFQSNEFDIVFSNSVIEHVGDYDQQYQMATEVMRVGKRYFVQTPNVFFPIEPHFVFPLFQFLPVSSRVWLLTNFAIGWYDKVADKELARKIATSIRLLSKREFLNLFPESQLYEEKFFGLTKSFTVYKESP
- a CDS encoding FtsW/RodA/SpoVE family cell cycle protein, encoding MNLRRLIPIFDSSVSNWALEARLLRWLTLIWLFVGLIMLFSASYPVADARQGDGLYYFKRQLLWVLVSLIGFNIIVNLPLQKILGVSHWFLLLFLALIFVTLIPGLGKKAFDAARWIAIGPIPIQPSELIKPFLVLQSARLFGQWERISWRVRFAWLGIFGLVLLGILAQPNLSTTALCGMTIWLIALAAGLPYKYLGGTAIGGVMLAILSISIKEYQRKRVMSFLNPWADATGDGYQLVQSLLAVGSGRTWGAGFGLSQQKLFYLPIQDTDFIFAVFAEEFGFVGSMVLLALLATFATLGLIVALKAKNTVHRLVAIGVTIVMVGQSLLHIGVATGSLPTTGLPLPMFSYGGNSMIASLIAAGLLIRVARESNEAEVVPLRKPLLENGRRRGSFQKNKN
- a CDS encoding sensor histidine kinase; the protein is MAPPHLTLSPELLAKAFPFHFAFSRNREIVQTGEVLERISPEPLVGKLIEQHFQINRPKILIDFDAISKQPRALFILEFLHNGMQLKGQMMYQPEEEVIFFLGSPWITDTTSLAPLGIKLKDFAIHDPIVDFLFLLQSQNTALGDAKKLTSELKQQRAQLRSALQIKENLAEIAEAQAKRLEKSLRELQQTQAQLVQAEKMSSLGQLVAGVAHEINNPVNFIYGNLKYTKDYTQCLLKLVLLYQQFYANPVPEIKECINEIELDFLRDDLPKILDSMQVGAERISEIVLSLRNFSRLDEAGMKKVDIHHGLDSTLLILQNRFKNSVDHPGIKVVKNYGNLPLVDCYAGQLNQVFMNIISNAIDALESHNDKRAIAEIHASPNIIKIITEVIETNCVIRIADNGSGMTEAVKERLFDPFFTTKPVGKGTGLGLSISYQIVVEKHRGRLKCVSEPGHGTEFWIEIPLSMDTQAVDCVKSLSYVL
- a CDS encoding heme NO-binding domain-containing protein — its product is MYGLVNKAIQDMVCSRFGEETWKQIKHKAEVDVDVFLSMEGYPDDITHKLVKAASVILSLSPKQIMQAFGEFWVQYTAQEGYGEMLDMSGDTLPEFLENLDNLHARVGVSFPKLQPPSFECTDMEENSLSLHYRSDREGLTPMVIGLIKGLGTRFDTEVHITQTQNRDEGAEHDEFLVIYKPN
- a CDS encoding TenA family transcriptional regulator; protein product: MTQTSSLVINSFREITVNHPLWSHEFLIRCRAGNLFLPDVQILAVQMYKFSKEFNRILASILSCCEDESSQLVILENLFDEMGQGDITQSHPELFRQFTRALGIDDETLAALPTAPETRALIETYLQIPHKYGYLAALGAVCYASEGIVSSLYTQLYKGIIGATPLPKEALIFFEVHIDVDDSHAAKLAAVIEPRIPMNEEDIKVKLAIVEAMDARVQFFNGIQRQISKYSLYPDSWVHFDALL
- a CDS encoding class I SAM-dependent methyltransferase is translated as MSNNHKDSTINLYNHTASDWIRGEPSSLSDFTARPSVLELCEPVSGLRVVDIGCGEGYCSRELHRRGAAQVYGIDLSQGMIEAAKLQEVEHPLSISYEVGCATNLKRFDDSEIDLVVAVFLFNYLTISQTQECMAEVARILRPGGRFVFSVPHPSFPYMREAAYPFYFQVEGAGYFSNRDQQFPGRIWKRDGSWLNVQLIHKTLEDYFNALRIAGFNTMPILQELRVTSEHIAVDKSFFSPLLDQPLHLALQILR